The Sabethes cyaneus chromosome 1, idSabCyanKW18_F2, whole genome shotgun sequence DNA segment tgcgccggatattattccgtacggaaaagtgacgttttaattcacctgcatgtaaaactgcgccatctgaacgtgaaataatatttcttatgaagtgcgtactgcttaagaaatcgtaaacgaaatcgatttcttgagcatttcttgtcctatctttttacccattacttttcagcagcgtaccccgcttaaccgaaaaagaaaataacaaaaaagcaatcttgaaacgtcaacaaagtacgccatataagcataacagagagggaagataaaaaaggatgtacaatatatttttcgcatttttttatgtttgacgtttcaccgttacgcaacaggcgttacgttttatgacatttgtaaatctccaagcactaatgtagccggatatttcgccaaaaccggctttctagcagctttttataggcatattgaactatgctgcacgatatggtgtgcaccataggctaataaaaagctagatttctgcttctttaagtgctcactggttacttgggtgttctcgtccatgattttcatgacactctttccggtcgatggtatcgtaTGCAGCTTTGGAGCTGAaggaacaaatgatgcgtgggaactcggtattcacggcccttttagagaatctgccgcagtgtaaatatctgCTACGATGTTGACCATCCCTCGATGATTtgggagagcactttgtaggcagcacggtgagaacggtgatcgctcgatagttcccaCAACACAACACACTTGATGTAATCTCCGAAAGGAAGATGGGCCGGAACTTCTATGTTCTTCCCACgtaacgcaagggacaacaaagatcgaccgtacgaGAACCCCGCATGGTACATGCCCAAAGCATTCCGTTCGCggctggcatgttttcacccctccagccattcagttaTCATCGGTACGGATTTTCACCCTTTACTTTACACATTCCCTGTCTGCGTACGACAAACAAGGtagcgtaccccagccggcatcACGTGGAGTTAGTAAACAGAGATGTGATGTATTTGCCATGTTCACTCCTTAGCCAGTCGAAAAAAGGAGGTAATTTGTGTTAACACAAATCTGTACCAACAGAGcttaacgtagttctacgttaaccctttcggattttatttttatagaaAACTAAATTATTGTGACCATGAGATTTATAGTGGTATAGCCTTCTACTTTCCTTCCTTCTAGGATACAACTTTACTTAGAAGTGAACGTATTTATCCCAACAGTCTATCAATCGCTTCTCTTCTGTTGCAGCAACTCGCGCGCTTTGGAAGCGGATCCTCCCACTGgcagcggtagtcaaccgaaaCACACTTGCGGCATCTGTGGTGCCTCATACAGGTCACAGGCCGGTTTACGTCAGCATAAGAAAATCCACACATCCACATCCGCTGAGCTAAAACCCTACAAATGTGACCAGTGTAGCTCTCGATTCATTCATAAACGTAGTCTCTATTTTCACAAAAAGGAACACAGCTCGGAGTGTTCGTATAAATGCGACCTGTGCGATGCCTCCTTTAGGACGCCCCGTGACTTGCAGAAACACCGGAAAGACCACATACCTGACGACCGAAAATACACTTGTGATATCTGTGACCGAAAATTCGCCACCAACTATGCCCTCACGTGTCATCTGAGAATTCACACCGGAGAGCGACCGTTCGAGTGTGACGTATGCCACAAAACTTTCATCGACGGCAGAAGAGTTAAGAATCATAAAATACAAAACCACACGCAGGAAATGAACTTTGAATGTGCAGAATGTGGCAAAAAATTTTACCTAAAAGCACAATTAAGAGTGCATTTGAAAATACATAACCCCAACAGAAAATTACATATTTGTGACATCTGTGGCGCATCATACAAAACACGTTCTGGTTTACACACTCACAGGGCAATCCACACATCCACAACCGTTGAATCAAAATCTTACGAGTGTGACCAGTGTAGTGCTCGATTCAGCCATAAGCGTAGTCTCAATCCTCACAAAAAGGCACACTGTTCTGGAATGCAGATGCAAAGCTCAGAATTGGCGCACACGTGCGAGATTTGCGGAACAGGCTTTCTATCCCGATCCAAACTCGCCGATCATATGTGGACTCACCGTTCGAAGGGGTGCGACATCTGTGGTGTATCGTTTAAATCGCGGAGCGGTTTCCTTAAGCACCAGACAATTCACTCGGTCAATCCGTTCAAATGTGACTCATGCAGTAAAACTTTCCCATCAAGTCGAACACTGAACTATCACTGTATCGTAACACATACGTCGGAAAAGAATTTCAGATGTATTGTTTGCGGTAAAGAGTACCAGATGATGAAGCAGTTGGAGACGCACCTGAAGCTGCACAGCTCGGAGCTGGCGCACAACTGCGAGATTTGCGGGAAGGGCTGTCGATCCCGATCCCAACTCGCCGAACATATGCTGGTTCACAGCTCGGAGCGTTCGTTTAAATGCGATATCTGCGGCAATGGATATAAGAAGAAAAATAGTCTTGAGTCGCATATGAAAAATCACACCACAACGCAACCTCTCGGGTGTGACGTATGTGGTAAAATGTATAAGACAACGAAAACACTTCAGGAGCATAAAATTATATGTTTAACAAGGGGGAAAAAATTGTTCGAGTGCGACATCTGCGGTTTGGCGTATTCATGGCAGCGTACTTTAGCAAGCCACAAGAAGATTCACTCGGTCGTGTGACCTGCGCAGCTCgcaatccgctcgaaaatacATTCTTAGTTTGCTTATGAAGAAACACTTAAAGGAAAGGAATGGGTGTTAGGCTaggaaatgtaaacaaatcgatTGATCTGCTCAGAACTAGCTGTGGCTTAGAACTAGCTGGTTCTGCTTACGGCTAATTTACACTAGTTAAATTATAAAGTAAGTGAACTTAAACTTTACTATCTATACTAAATTGAAAGTGTACGGCCTGTAAAATTGATTGCGAAGAAGAATTCGTTTGTACCAAACCTCAGTAGCACGAGGACCTGGAGAAAAACTACCAAATGCAAGTTATTTCGGAAATGTTAACTACATTTAAGCAGTTTGAACTGCTACTAAAGGTTGCTTCCAAAAGGGTGGTGCATTTCAACAAAGATAAATCCGAACATTCTCAAAATTTGATAATTGGATAACCTCAAATACGATGGAAAAGGCAGTACCGTGGAAGCACCAAATTTGACGCGGTtaagaaattttcaattttaaacattAATTACAAAATGACGGTTTGGCCAATAAAGTCAAGGTTTTGCACAGTAATAGTTAGACTAGCAAAgaatatgtaaaaaataaacaaacagtaaATATGCATTGAATTCTTTATATTTTGTCAAGTTTTTGTGAGACGCTCGGGGTTCCTAAATTGACGCATGAATTTTGCAACGTGCCTTATTTGACGCGAAATGTTCCTTATTTGACGCACttgaaaaattagtataatttaaaaaaaacgacgatgtattttgtattttagatAACTGCGCATTATTTTAAATAGTTACACAAGGTTTTCGTTATTTGTGTGGATATATTTCACCCCAGTTTTTGCGAAAACGTTGGAAGAATTGGGACAGCCCACAGCCGATAGCAAACACAGCCAGGCTATTCAAAAATCTGACATAATTTGAGTTTAACAATGAAAATTCTGGAAATGACTTTCCTAAAACAGTTGTACATTGTTTTGAATGACAGCTAGGAAAGTATCAAGATTCAGGGTGTCGCAGGAAAAACTAAATTAGCCACTTACCGGAAACTGCAGTAACTGCGGGATTGGATCGGTCAGACAAACGAAAAAAGTGTCCTAATTTAACCTAAACCAATGTTTTTGATTGCCCTACCCGTTTAGGGAACTTGATTTTACTCATAAGCAAAACAAGTCATTtacttttgaaacgatgattctacaattgatgaagggacggtaagggaaagtaatgaagaaggaccgcctgaccgcatttcaaggtcaaagtcacgagtttggtcaagtcacgagtttggtcaagtcATTTACTGTTTATAGGACCTCCTCTCCAACGCTAAAACCATATGTTTGCCCTGGGAAAGTGTTTTCTGCAGCTTTTTCCGACGAACTGTGCCCTCTGTAACTAATGAGACGGTAAACTGTTGAACCAATATCTTTCTTGGTGACTTACGAGATATTTAGTGTCGGAATAGATGACATACTTTTTATATCTTACTCTGTAAATAATAAGAAACACTAAGAGCCTAATTTGACGCAAAACATTTTTGTCCAGAAATAAGCTTAAAAGCTTTTACAGTTCGAATAACGTGTacaatctatctatctatcaccgttattctatatttcgaacgacttggtatttcgaacgaaagttctttcgaacgaaatttccgccagcaaaatcaaatgggcaaaacatttcgttcgaagcaagtcgaacgaaataaagactcgttcgaaatacagaataggggtgtatattagagtgtcccaaaatagcactatgtcagaaaatccGGGGGCTCatccctcaaatgatagcttagggtgtcacaataaaacttttatatgacgtcaacattggttgccgcgatttaggggtcgcacatttgagttttatgaaaaaatggcatttttcaggagtaaattcaaaataatatttttagaaatgttataatatatgaaacaaggtacctaactatttttttcacaatcattgggatctcatacattcataaaaaaattatggtggcatatctggagtcatatttggttgcaaaaatttattgaatttgtcaaaaatttaaaattttcgaaatttcatttaaataaacgtcaaaacagggtatcgaacactatctcagagtaacgtacctatactgtatagatgggaaattttatgacgaacaactttgcggaagaaagtatggacgtatctttaaatctcgctgaggtattcacgtttttctgaaggttagaccaaacatattttcgtaattttcaaattttagtcgttccacgtcaaaaaggtaaatgataaaacttgaagtatgtctttcaaacgttacctacgtgttggataggaagaaatatgcaccttccacagaatttggcaccatttaggctcaagaatcactttaaaaaagggcgtatttattttaataggtacagcaaagtttcgttaattggtggttcgttaattgggcggttcgttaattgggtgttcgctaattgggctatttgacaacttgaatgtcaaaattgtatgaaattttcgagtttagaaatttctaacaactgtcagtcggcccaattagcgaatcagctggagtgcagtcgtggcccaattaacgaattcaggctgtactatgtttgaaaaattgtatCTCTCGAAACTAGGGTTGCTGCAAAATGATGCttaagcgtgagttgtagaaaattgatttttcaaactgaaaaaataaacactgaaatttgttttgaccctttttgtactatcagtagatggtagaatcagcaaggtgtattcaggcaaatattaattctagttgctaacatggtaatataacgcggataacatatgaaaacggcacgtttataataaaaatataaaatattttaaacttttttttaaatatcctaaatacggctgcatttagaagctaCTTACAACACAAGTGAACGTGAACGTTTAGAAGCTAATTACGACAacacgtgttgtcaagcacatatgaagttgttctaaaattcaaattacatatatgtataacgagaaatataagaatagtaataagaaatataataaaaatcttaggttacaaaatattcataaaagtcgttgttctacaaaatcctttgataaatgttgctccatttcagaaaaagtctcaaaatgtatcaaatcaccactatttttccaaaaataaatcgaggttaccatttcctgaatattttaattttacattttttcctgactttggagcatagtgaattttttttcagtctttattttttcatgtttaaaattcatttttcaaaaactcacgcttaggcttcattatggagcaaacctagtttcaggagatacaatttctcaaacatagcacctattaaaataaatacgccctttttagaaGTGatacttgagcctaaatggtgccaaattttttggaaggtgcatgtttcctcttatcaaaaacgtaagtgacgtttagagtaaacagttcaagttttttcatttacctcttgcacctgaaactgctaaaatttgaaaattacagaaatgtgatttgttccgccttcaga contains these protein-coding regions:
- the LOC128746387 gene encoding gastrula zinc finger protein XlCGF26.1-like translates to MENSTSIKLEETTAIKVEELIVTDVLDVKDEPIKINGYSCETIPTTTSGDGTPFVQQALDAAAPDATAGEDLKADSFSNSRALEADPPTGSGSQPKHTCGICGASYRSQAGLRQHKKIHTSTSAELKPYKCDQCSSRFIHKRSLYFHKKEHSSECSYKCDLCDASFRTPRDLQKHRKDHIPDDRKYTCDICDRKFATNYALTCHLRIHTGERPFECDVCHKTFIDGRRVKNHKIQNHTQEMNFECAECGKKFYLKAQLRVHLKIHNPNRKLHICDICGASYKTRSGLHTHRAIHTSTTVESKSYECDQCSARFSHKRSLNPHKKAHCSGMQMQSSELAHTCEICGTGFLSRSKLADHMWTHRSKGCDICGVSFKSRSGFLKHQTIHSVNPFKCDSCSKTFPSSRTLNYHCIVTHTSEKNFRCIVCGKEYQMMKQLETHLKLHSSELAHNCEICGKGCRSRSQLAEHMLVHSSERSFKCDICGNGYKKKNSLESHMKNHTTTQPLGCDVCGKMYKTTKTLQEHKIICLTRGKKLFECDICGLAYSWQRTLASHKKIHSVV